The region CGACGCGACATCAAGGTTTAGCCCGGTGGGTCTTGGGCGAAGTACAAAAATTCGACCGAGGGTTGCAAACGCTCCCGCGCCAACCGCCAATGTGACAAGCCGTGGGAGCTGCCAACGGCACTGCGGGGCCATCAAAAAGATTCCAAACAGAACAAGGAAGACTCCACTGCCATGCGAGAATACTCGCATCAGTTCAACAGCGTTGTAGACCTCACGCGGCAACGGATCGCTAGCAAACCATCGTGCGATTGGCACGTCGATCAGTGTCACGATGGGGACACAAAGCAGCAGCATCAATCCGATTCCGAAGAGCGTTGACAATCGGAATCGATAGTTCAGCAGCGAAGGCTTGCATGCTGCCGAGCCGGTGCTAGAGACAGAAAGTCCGACAACGTCTTCTGTCTCGCACGCATCCTGAGTTGACTCGTTCATCGGAATCGTTGCTCTCATTGCATCCATGCAGTTATTTCGCAAGCAAGTTCTTTGCAGACCTGCTTTGTCGCAGGCAGAGCTCGCCCGTGGGCGAGAGGTCCATTCCATTACCGCGGAGCGTATCGAATTTTGACAGGGCGGCGAAAGCGCATTTCCCATGAGAAGATTGTCACCGAATCGCTTTGCCCAAAATTAGTCAACTTTGACGATTAGGTTGACGATGACAGTTACCGGTGAGGTTACGGACGTCACATGGATCGCCCTTTGTCGATGGGCAAGACGAGTTTCACGGAATCGAACGATATGTCACGCGGTATAGGATTGTTGTTGCTCGGGTGCGTCGCATTCAGCCTTTGTGGATGTGTTGGCCCCATGGGCATGAACTGTCAACTACAAGGATGCGGAGACGCATGCGACTCATGCACCGGGTGCGGAGAACTCTATGTCGATCCGTGGGTCAATCACCCCGCCGATTGCACCGACCCCTGCGATTCCTGTGGGAACTTCAACGGCCAGAGCTGCGGGAAGTGCCGACCGACGCTTTCGGGCGTGCGTAGCTTGTGGGGATATTATTGCGGATGCAAAACCGGTCCAGGTGGTCATACCAATCGAGGATTTGCCCCGACACGTGGTCCTGTTTGCGGCGGATGCGATGGCGGTTGTGACGGATGCATGGTCGAACCGGCTTGCGGATGTGAAGGTCCTTGCAGTTGCGATTCGTATGTCGAACCTGGGTGCGGAATGGAACCAGCTTGCGGGTTCGAACCGGCATGTGGCTGCGAAGGTGTTTGCAGTTGCGAACCGGCATGCGGTTGCGAAGGCGGGTGCAGCTGCGGAAGTTCGTCCAGCTATGGACCCGTTTATGACGGCACCGTTATCGAAGGTGACGTGATCGAATCGGAGCAAGTCCTGATGCCACCAGTGATGCACGATGACATCACCTATGGACGACCGATTGAAAAAGCTTATCAACCCCAACGTGAACGCAAGATCTTCAATCCGCGTTCCGCGTCTAATCGCGGCTTCTTAAACGAATACCATCGATAGAAGATTGGTGCTTGAAGCCGAGTCCGACTCTGCGATGAAGTCGGACTCGATTGAAAACACGGCAACCAAGTGACGATCGCGAACTAGTGGATGCCCGGTTCTTGGCCGGGAGTTCGTCCGGTTAAAAAGTCAAAATCGCAACCCAAGTCGGCTTGGGTCACATGTTTGGCATACATATGCCCGTAGCCACGCGGCGGGACTACATCCGGCCTTTCAATATTGGCGGCTCGGCGAGTGATCTCGTCTTCTTCGACGTGCCAATGGATACGGCGATTGGGAACATCAATTTCCACGATGTCGCCGGTCTTTACCAATGCCAGTGGGCCACCGGCCGCACTTTCTGGTGCGATGTGCAAGACACATGTGCCATAGCTTGTCCCACTCATTCTTGCATCGCTGATTCGCACCATGTCGCGGATGCCTTCTTGCAAAAGCTTCTTTGGAATTGGCAACATGCCCCATTCGGGAAATCCTGGTGCGCCCAGAGGTCCAGCACTGCGCAAAATGATGACGCTGTCCGATGTGACATCCAGTTCTGGATCGTGAATTCGAGCTTTCATGTCAGGATAGTTCTCAAACACAACGGCAGGGCCTTTGTGTGATAGCAGATTTGGATCCGCAGCGAGCGCCTTAATAACGCATCCCGACGGTGCCAAGTTGCCTCGCAAGACGCAGGTGCCGCCTGCGTGGGAAACCGGATTCTCACGAGTGCGAATGACCTCATCATCGATGACTTCGCATCCGGCGATTTGATCACCAAGAGTGCCACCGAGGACTGTCTTCGCATCAACGTTTAGCAGGTCACGCAGCCTTTCGAGCATCGCAGGAAGACCACCGGCATCGAAAAAGTCT is a window of Stieleria sp. JC731 DNA encoding:
- a CDS encoding phosphatase PAP2 family protein: MNESTQDACETEDVVGLSVSSTGSAACKPSLLNYRFRLSTLFGIGLMLLLCVPIVTLIDVPIARWFASDPLPREVYNAVELMRVFSHGSGVFLVLFGIFLMAPQCRWQLPRLVTLAVGAGAFATLGRIFVLRPRPTGLNLDVASIDSAWLWAFDWTLSQVATFDASTRAFPSGNMATATALTIGLWMALPSGRILFGLICFGTVLQRLACGAHFPSDIFGGASFGVFWAFICYHPKLLGNLFDKMQPESEPRRRSLGVIRSEEEPPTMAA